Proteins from one Legionella taurinensis genomic window:
- the panB gene encoding 3-methyl-2-oxobutanoate hydroxymethyltransferase: MKISDFKRKKQHGEKITVLTCYDYPSARTIAESKLDCVLVGDSVAMAVHGHDTTVMATLDMMILHTQAVARGLTQQFLISDLPFLCHRLSLRDTVESVRQLMQAGAHAVKIEGGDEDTCQTIAHLVTAGVPVIGHIGLTPQSFYQLGGYKVQGREEKQATELLRQAQRLEAAGCTALVIECVPLSVAETITQALSIPTIGIGAGVGTDGQVLVWHDMLGLQSEFRPKFLKQYLNGKALTLNAINAYVDEVRQAAFPTPDHAF; encoded by the coding sequence ATGAAAATTTCCGACTTTAAACGCAAAAAACAACACGGTGAGAAAATAACCGTATTAACCTGTTACGATTACCCTTCGGCAAGAACCATTGCTGAATCGAAACTCGATTGCGTGCTGGTGGGCGATTCCGTGGCCATGGCAGTGCACGGGCATGACACCACGGTCATGGCGACATTGGACATGATGATTCTGCATACCCAAGCGGTCGCCCGCGGCCTGACCCAGCAATTTTTAATCAGTGATTTGCCTTTTTTATGCCATCGCCTTTCTTTACGCGACACGGTTGAAAGTGTCAGACAACTCATGCAGGCAGGCGCTCATGCCGTAAAAATTGAAGGCGGCGATGAGGACACCTGTCAAACAATTGCTCATTTGGTCACCGCTGGGGTGCCTGTCATCGGCCACATCGGTTTAACACCGCAATCGTTTTACCAATTGGGCGGCTATAAAGTTCAGGGTCGAGAAGAAAAACAGGCCACCGAGCTACTGCGTCAGGCGCAACGCCTGGAAGCGGCCGGTTGTACCGCGCTGGTGATTGAGTGTGTTCCATTGTCCGTCGCAGAAACCATCACACAGGCACTTTCCATTCCCACCATCGGCATTGGCGCCGGGGTCGGCACGGACGGGCAGGTTCTTGTCTGGCATGACATGTTGGGCCTGCAATCGGAATTCAGGCCTAAGTTTTTAAAGCAATACCTGAATGGGAAGGCGCTAACCTTAAACGCCATCAATGCTTACGTGGATGAGGTTCGACAAGCCGCATTCCCAACGCCTGATCATGCCTTTTAA